A DNA window from Fusarium fujikuroi IMI 58289 draft genome, chromosome FFUJ_chr11 contains the following coding sequences:
- a CDS encoding related to para-aminobenzoic acid synthetase, which produces MGTIKVLIIDHYDSYTNNILQLLQGIQKGHDGQSYPEWSVSIVRFDQFSWDHFKSEILPHLDAIILSPGPGTPQREADFGFNARLIREVNIPILGICLGHQGIGTSFGANIIHAPNIKHGQICQIHHRGTGILSGLPQKFDGVRYNSLVLDIEDVPPELQVTAWTYDPENPSKKVLMGLQHRERPVFGTQWHPESVCSAHGKQILSNFRDIVLDFWVTSNPRNQWTKRRVLENASLPEYILQQNAVEQTDLRKAQVAEADPARLVSPYYVKSARIGKGPSAEIVFQTLFRGRSLDGEAWLDSAKVRDSHSRNSYLSWASFTLSYSTKSRHVSFYQHGKNIKSERLNVSYWSWLEKFQQETIVANTETLPSESLDQETDVGQPLLQVGLIGYFGYELKRESLPGYQFTPPDEKDVSLKHSDSEQLFATTVLRLDNYTGEWTLFSLIRRGEEDPIGNAIGASSKIGIDEAEFDLYLTRVREVFDAPPSPPYVEAHPLPNFVALDNEASYSNTIWAAKEAIKEGETYELTLTTKFRAKSPEVDPYSLYLDLRKRNPAPYSAYIHFAAHDKTILSSSPERFISIDSNGVAEMKPIKGTLAVDPDPVEDERRKHQLATDVKELAENLMIVDLIRSDLHNISPPTSISVPKLLHVETYQTVHQLVTTIQSHIAPSVGGTKVIERCFPPGSMTGAPKLRSVQILDSLEGQRERGIYSGSIGYICASGTVDQSVVIRTIVKSGNDLELGAGGAITWLSEADKEWDEVMVKANAVARGKGKAQVPDVAISHLGTFVEEESHLRQEPLRAAISA; this is translated from the exons ATGGGCACGATCAAGGTTCTCATTATTGATCATTATGATTCCTACACCAACAACATTCTACAACTTCTCCAAGGTATTCAGAAGGGTCACGATGGACAGTCCTATCCAGAGTGGAGTGTATCTATTGTTCGATTCGATCAGTTCTCATG GGATCACTTCAAATCGGAAATCCTCCCTCACCTGGATGCCATCATCCTATCACCGGGTCCCGGCACACCACAGCGCGAAGCAGACTTTGGCTTCAACGCTCGGCTTATAAGAGAAGTCAACATACCCATTTTGGGAATCTGCCTTGGACATCAGGGCATTGGCACATCATTTGGCGCCAATATTATTCATGCACCAAACATCAAACATGGCCAGATCTGCCAGATCCACCACCGAGGCACGGGCATCCTCAGTGGTTTGCCGCAGAAGTTCGATGGGGTAAGGTATAACAGTCTTGTATTGGACATTGAAG ATGTCCCACCAGAACTTCAAGTCACAGCATGGACATATGACCCAGAAAACCCCTCCAAGAAGGTTTTGATGGGACTTCAACACCGGGAACGCCCTGTCTTTGGCACCCAATGGCATCCAGAAAGCGTTTGCTCTGCTCACGGGAAGCAGATCCTCTCAAACTTCCGAGATATCGTCTTGGACTTTTGGGTGACTAGCAACCCGAGAAATCAGTGGACCAAGCGCAGAGTTCTTGAGAACGCGTCGCTGCCCGAGTACATTCTTCAGCAGAATGCCGTTGAGCAAACCGACTTACGCAAGGCACAGGTTGCGGAAGCTGACCCAGCACGACTGGTCTCACCTTACTACGTCAAGTCTGCTAGAATTGGCAAAGGCCCATCTGCAGAGATTGTGTTTCAAACGCTGTTTCGGGGTAGATCCCTAGACGGCGAGGCGTGGCTTGATAGCGCCAAA GTCAGAGACTCACACTCTCGCAACTCATACTTATCATGGGCTTCGTTTACACTGAGCTATTCGACCAAGTCGAGACATGTGTCCTTCTACCAACATGGCAAGAACATCAAATCGGAGAGGCTGAATGTTTCCTATTGGTCGTGGCTAGAGAAGTTCCAACAGGAGACTATCGTGGCAAACACCGAAACACTTCCTTCTGAATCGTTGGATCAAGAGACAGATGTTGGTCAGCCTTTGCTTCAGGTTGGGCTTATCGGCTACTTTGGCTATGAGCTCAAGAGAGAATCATTACCCGGCTACCAGTTTACACCAccagatgagaaagatgtcAGTTTGAAACACAGCGATAGCGAGCAGCTCTTCGCAACCACTGTGCTCCGACTCGATAATTACACTGGAGAGTGGACGCTATTCAGCTTGATACGTCGAGGTGAAGAGGATCCAATCGGCAATGCCATTGGCGCCTCGAGCAAGATAGGTATCGACGAGGCCGAGTTTGACCTCTATCTGACTCGTGTCCGCGAGGTTTTCGACGCGCCGCCTTCACCACCTTACGTGGAAGCACATCCTTTGCCCAATTTTGTCGCACTCGATAATGAGGCATCCTATTCCAACACGATCTGGGCAGCCAAGGAGGCCAtcaaagaaggagagacGTACGAACTCACATTGACGACAAAGTTCAGGGCGAAGAGCCCAGAAGTCGACCCTTACAGCCTATACCTAGACCTTCGAAAACGAAACCCTGCGCCGTATTCTGCGTACATCCACTTTGCCGCTCATGACAAAACCATCCTTTCTTCATCCCCAGAGCGATTTATCTCCATCGATAGCAATGGAGTAGCAGAGATGAAGCCAATCAAAGGCACCCTTGCTGTTGACCCTGATCCagtcgaggatgagaggCGGAAGCATCAACTTGCGACTGATGTCAAAGAGCTAGCAGAGAATCTCATG ATCGTTGATCTGATTCGATCCGACCTTCACAACATCTCACCACCAACCTCTATTTCTGTGCCAAAGCTATTGCATGTAGAAACATATCAAACTGTCCATCAG CTTGTCACAACAATACAGTCCCATATTGCTCCGTCGGTAGGAGGAACCAAGGTTATCGAGCGCTGCTTTCCACCTGGCTCCATGACCGGCGCTCCAAAGCTTCGCTCAGTTCAGATCCTCGACTCCCTCGAAGGTCAACGTGAGCGAGGCATATACTCTGGAAGTATCGGTTATATCTGCGCCAGCGGTACCGTAGACCAATCCGTCGTGATCCGCACGATCGTCAAGTCTGGCAATGACCTAGAACTCGGTGCAGGAGGAGCCATCACTTGGCTGAGCGAAGCGGATAAGGAATGGGATGAGGTCATGGTTAAAGCGAATGCTGTTGCCCGAGGCAAAGGCAAGGCGCAAGTACCTGATGTCGCTATCAGTCACTTGGGCACCTTCGTGGAGGAAGAGAGTCATCTGAGACAGGAGCCACTCAGAGCTGCAATCAGCGCGTGA
- a CDS encoding related to hexose transporter protein, producing the protein MADALGPSTHWWNDAGLRKLYLWLPVVILSSSYQGFDGMIMNGLQLLPSWQEEFDHPEGPVLGLLNSIQTVGAMLALPFIGWVVDKVGRRKSIAFGASWTLLGAILQATSKHIAQFVISRFIIGFGLAFTVVGAPLLLAELALPKHRGTILSYFPTAWYTGAIIAAWTTYGTQFIEDSRSWRIPSGLQAVPAVIQITLLWFIPESPRWLISKGNGAAARSFLVEHHANGDESNPIVEIEYTQIKQAILQDAQYKEQGSYLDLIRTKPNRRRLILVTFCGLFLEISGNGLVQYYLHSVLNSIGITKTIEQTTVNGCLSIYNFVLALGASFLVDRIGRRKLFIISTAGMFFAFILWTTFAALYTEHGTRNYAIGVIVSIFLSNGAYDLGWTPLWAYPAELLPYEVRARGVAYMTGIMHAAGFFSSFVNPIGLKNAGWKYYIAFIVYTFLELIAVWYFFVETKGYTLEEIDTIFETPGLTWKQRRNLKAPSLVRETSSIEESGDAARKSDVAVSKVEL; encoded by the exons ATGGCAGATGCACTTGGTCCATCCACCCATTGGTGGAATGATGCCGGCCTGAGGAAACTCTACCTCTGGCTACCAGTTGTGATCCTCAGCAGTTCATACCAAGGTTTCGATGGCATGATTATGAATGGTCTGCAGTTGCTGCCCTCTTGGCAAGAAG AATTCGACCATCCCGAAGGACCAGTTTTGGGCCTGCTGAACTCTATCCAAACGGTTGGAGCCATGTTGGCGCTACCTTTCATTGGCTGGGTCGTTGACAAGGTCGGGCGTCGCAAGTCTATTGCTTTTGGTGCCTCGTGGACTCTTCTCGGTGCGATCTTGCAGGCAACATCCAAGCATATTGCGCAATTCGTTATTTCCCGGTTCATCATCGGTTTCGGTCTTGCATTCACCGTTGTTGGTGCCCCGTTGCTCCTCGCCGAGCTGGCCCTTCCAAAGCACCGTGGAACCATCTTGTCCTACTTCCCTACGGCATGGTATACGGGAGCCATCATTGCAGCCTGGACAACCTATGGTACGCAATTTATTGAAGACTCGCGCTCTTGGCGTATTCCCAGTGGTCTTCAAGCCGTCCCTGCTGTCATCCAGATCACCCTTCTTTGGTTTATTCCCGAAAGCCCGCGTTGGCTCATCTCCAAGGGGAACGGCGCAGCGGCACGAAGCTTCCTGGTAGAGCATCATGCCAACGGTGACGAGAGCAATCCCATTGTGGAGATTGAATATACACAGATAAAGCAGGCTATCCTTCAAGATGCACAGTATAAGGAACAGGGCAGCTATCTTGATCTTATCCGAACGAAGCCGAACAGGAGACGACTTATTCTTGTCACTTTCTGTGGTCTGTTCCTCGAG ATCTCCGGCAACGGTTTGGTTCAATACTATCTCCATTCCGTGCTGAACAGCATTGGAatcaccaagaccattgaGCAAACAACAGTCAACGGCTGCTTATCTATCTACAACTTTGTCTTGGCCCTTGGTGCTTCTTTCTTAGTTGATAGGATCGGTCGCCGCAAGCTCTTCATTATCTCTACCGCCGGAATGTTCTTTGCTTTCATTTTGTGGACTACGTTTGCAGCTT TATATACCGAACACGGCACACGGAACTACGCGATTGGTGTTAtcgtctccatcttccttaGCAACGGCGCTTATGACCTTGGATGGACTCCGCTCTGGGCCTATCCGGCCGAGCTTCTTCCCTACGAGGTGCGAGCCCGTGGAGTTGCATATATGACGGGTATTATGCATGCCGCAgggttcttttcttctttcgtaAACCCGATTGGGTTGAAGAATGCTGGATGGAAGTACTACATTGCATTTATTGTCTATACCTTCCTTGAG cttattgcGGTCTGGTATTTCTTTGTTGAGACCAAGGGTTATACCCTGGAGGAGATCGATACCATATTTGAGACACCTGGGCTTACTTGGAAGCAGAGAAGAAATCTCAAGGCTCCTAGCCTTGTTCGGGAGACTAGCTCCATTGAGGAGAGTGGTGATGCTGCTCGAAAGTCTGACGTTGCGGTGTCAAAGGTAGAGCTTTGA
- a CDS encoding probable ATP-binding multidrug cassette transport protein: MSTPTNGSVLETQKDAAIEVSVPKGLDSEGLDAIRVLLQSQALGGNDTPKQIGVSFKHLSVTAPSGTQVQVKTLPQAIINTFGPDQVRFIKEQVLARISPRNSIPEGRTILDGFSGVVKPGEMLLVLGRPGSGCSTFLRTVASRSNLATTGDLEYANVSSSVFRRDHARETIYLPEEDRHIASLTVRQTIQFALRNSLPSDARNTKLVASLVDVIAKICGLSHALDTPVGGAFSPGVSGGERKRVSIAEVLAAGSSVQCFDNSTRGLDSSTALDFVKALRAFTDIGHKTTLATLYQAGEEIYRNFDKVVVLSEGHEAFFGSTSEAWSYFHDLGFIPIPGQTTAEFLATVTDPEERRAIPGSEADSIKSSADLAAAFKRSSNYTRLVTEIDEYREKQGQEDALLPTYSYRLSLPSQVKESLKREYQLVKGQRRVYYIKWITTIILCLVCGSVYFDIENNAQGAFTRGGILYFALILNGWLQFPELFDAYTNRPVLERQANLHLTRPAAVALARFFIDLPLIAFQHVLFTLVFYFLSRLQVEAGKFFFFYLTLFISTVCFSNLLRMFAYFVGTLDDCFRYGGFSCTVLLLFAGFLIPPNDMSPAFGWLHYINPMFYGFENLFSSEFSNLNLSCHDNLIPAQGVAGHQTCAVRGALPGQTSVPGLQYAGSFGFSYSHRWRNIGIMIAIGLAYLVAGIFGSEFMSFAPNGGAPLVFAKRRDTSSPDSDDVEKSAPSSGHTSVLSSRIGQVALKWNQLNVDIGESHILKNISGYVRRGELTALCGASGAGKTTLLTALSQTNFAGSIVGGEVLVGDEPPSSSYRKTVGFAQQMDLHDGTATVREALEFSALLRQPKHYSKTEKLAYVSKVLDLLDLNDVQDALIGEDGGGLGVERLKRVTIGVELAARPEILFADEPTSGLDSQGASRIVHYLKTLARQGQAIVVTIHQPSALVFSQFDNLLALSSEGNQLYFGKVTGALSYFARNGAICPEGANPGEFILETVGAGVNARTSDKGSNWASTWAASPEAAALGREIAISSDTSKALSPGVDEGNNSEYNASVALQTVLLTKRMLLNQWRSPPYIYSKIWVHVISAILVGFTFFQIGTSPQDLQNRMFSVFFILFLCNAIVNVILARYFFASLYWQFREGPSHAYGWIAFVSSTILSEIPGAILVTVLYFVIWYFPAGLPTDQAGYIFLFLLTYEIFQVLLGLFMMALSPDLGAAGNVLVFIVCTCNWFNGIIVPYSQIQVFWRYWLYYLSPFTYLLGGMVTAVTSSVDVSCSPSDLTVFTAPVNETCSSYVSEWALSASAQLLNPKASGDDLCQVCRWTTGTQFLDQFNLGDGQLGGQWGSWGIFVGFTFSNLALVYFFTWATKVKGWKLFYFF; this comes from the exons ATGTCAACGCCCACCAACGGGTCGGTCCTCGAAACCCAGAAAGATGCAGCGATTGAGGTATCCGTACCCAAAGGCCTCGATTCCGAGGGCCTTGATGCGATTCGGGTGCTTCTTCAGAGTCAAGCTCTAGGCGGCAATGATACACCAAAACAGATTGGCGTATCTTTCAAGCATCTCTCAGTCACAGCCCCATCGGGGACCCAGGTCCAAGTCAAGACTCTGCCTCAAGCTATTATCAATACTTTTGGGCCCGACCAAGTTCGGTTTATTAAAGAACAGGTTTTGGCTCGAATCAGCCCACGCAACTCTATCCCTGAGGGGAGGACAATCCTCGATGGATTCTCGGGTGTTGTTAAACCAGGGGAAATGCTTCTCGTCCTGGGTCGCCCCGGTAGTGGATGCTCCACATTCCTCCGTACTGTCGCCAGCCGATCAAACCTGGCCACTACCGGCGATCTTGAGTACGCCAATGtatcttcttctgtcttcaGGCGTGACCATGCCAGGGAGACCATCTATCTACCTGAAGAGGACAGGCACATTGCGTCTTTGACCGTCAGACAGACGATCCAGTTTGCTCTTCGCAATTCTCTTCCCTCAGATGCTCGCAACACGAAGCTTGTCGCGAGCTTGGTTGATGTTATCGCCAAGATCTGCGGCCTCTCACATGCTCTAGACACTCCAGTAGGTGGTGCATTCTCTCCTGGTGTTTCCGGCGGAGAGAGAAAGCG TGTTTCCATCGCCGAGGTCCTAGCCGCTGGATCCTCGGTTCAATGCTTTGATAATTCGACCCGCGGCCTCGATTCTTCAACAGCCTTGGACTTTGTAAAGGCTCTTAGAGCCTTCACCGACATCGGCCACAAGACAACTCTTGCAACACTCTACCAAGCCGGCGAAGAGATATACCGAAATTTTGACAAGGTTGTTGTTCTTTCTGAAGGACACGAAGCCTTTTTTGGAAGCACATCTGAGGCCTGGAGCTATTTCCATGACCTAGGATTTATTCCCATCCCTGGCCAGACAACGGCGGAATTCCTTGCGACCGTGACAGATCCCGAGGAGAGGAGGGCTATTCCTGGGTCAGAAGCCGATAGCATCAAGTCTTCTGCCGATCTTGCTGCAGCCTTTAAAAGATCTAGCAACTATACACGCCTCGTTACTGAGATCGACGAATACCGAGAAAAGcagggccaagaagatgctcTACTTCCAACGTATTCCTATCGACTATCACTGCCCTCTCAAGTCAAGGAAAGCTTAAAGCGAGAGTATCAACTCGTCAAAGGACAGAGACGGGTTTACTACATCAAGTGGATCACAACCATTATTCTCTGCCTTGTCTGTGGCAGCGTGTATTTTGACATTGAGAACAATGCCCAGGGTGCTTTTACCCGTGGTGGTATCTTGTACTTTGCTCTGATCCTGAATGGATGGTTACAGTTCCCTGAGCTTTTTGATGCCTACACAAACAGGCCTGTACTGGAAAGACAAG CCAACCTCCATTTGACCCGTCCAGCTGCAGTGGCGCTGGCCCGTTTCTTTATTGACCTGCCGCTCATCGCCTTCCAGCATGTCCTCTTTACTCTCGTGTTTTACTTTCTTTCACGGCTTCAGGTTGAAGCCGgcaagttcttcttcttttaccTGACGCTCTTTATATCTACCGTATGCTTCAGTAACCTCCTCCGCATGTTTGCCTACTTTGTAGGCACGCTGGATGACT GTTTCCGCTATGGAGGATTCTCTTGCACAGTGCTTCTTCTGTTTGCGGGCTTTCTGATTCCTCCCAACGATATGAGTCCAGCCTTCGGATGGCTGCACTATATCAATCCTATGTTTTACGGCTTTGAGAAC CTCTTTAGTAGCGAGTTCAGTAACCTGAATCTCTCGTGCCATGATAACCTCATCCCAGCACAGGGTGTCGCAGGGCATCAGACTTGTGCTGTGAGAGGCGCTTTACCTGGCCAGACTAGCGTGCCGGGACTGCAGTACGCCGGATCTTTTGGGTTCTCTTACTCCCACAGATGGCGAAACATCGGTATCATGATCGCCATCGGTTTGGCCTATCTTGTTGCTGGCATCTTTGGAAGCGAGTTCATGAGCTTCGCACCCAATGGTGGAGCTCCCCTCGTGTTTGCCAAGCGCCGTGATACTTCGAGTCCAGACTCAGATGACGTTGAGAAGTCTGCCCCCTCATCCGGCCATACCAGCGTTCTTTCGAGCCGGATTGGACAGGTTGCCCTCAAGTGGAACCAGCTCAACGTCGATATCGGCGAGAGTCatattctcaagaacatctCAGGTTATGTCAGACGAGGCGAGCTTACTGCTCTTTGTGGTGCCAGTGGAGCAGGCAAGACAACACTTCTCACCGCTTTGAGCCAGACGAACTTTGCCGGTAGTATCGTCGGTGGAGAGGTTCTCGTAGGTGATGAACCTCCCAGCTCGAGTTATAGAAAGACAGTTG GATTTGCGCAACAGATGGATCTTCACGACGGAACAGCAACTGTTCGCGAGGCTCTCGAGTTCTCTGCCCTTCTCCGACAGCCAAAGCATTACTCTAAGACCGAGAAGCTAGCGTATGTCAGCAAAGTCTTAGACTTGCTTGATCTGAATGACGTTCAGGATGCCCTCATCGGAGAGGATGGTGGCGGTCTTGGTGTGGAACGACTGAAGAGAGTAACG ATTGGTGTTGAACTTGCTGCCCGGCCCGAGATCTTGTTCGCCGATGAGCCAACCTCCGGACTGGATTCTCAAGGTGCATCTCGCATCGTGCACTACCTCAAGACACTCGCTCGTCAAGGCCAGGCAATTGTTGTTACCATCCACCAACCCTCGGCTTTGGTGTTTTCCCAGTTTGACAATCTGCTAGCTCTGTCCTCAGAAGGCAACCAACTCTA TTTTGGCAAAGTCACTGGAGCTCTCTCGTACTTTGCTCGTAACGGTGCAATCTGTCCTGAGGGTGCAAACCCCGGCGAGTTCATCCTCGAGACCGTCGGCGCAGGTGTCAATGCTCGCACTTCTGACAAGGGGTCCAACTGGGCCTCGACATGGGCTGCCTCCCCAGAGGCTGCTGCACTCGGACGAGAGATCGCTATCAGTAGTGATACTTCGAAGGCCCTCTCACCTGGGGTCGACGAAGGAAACAACTCTGAGTACAACGCCTCCGTGGCACTTCAGACGGTGCTTCTCACAAAGAGGATGCTACTTAACCAGTGGCGTAGTCCCCCTTACATCTACTCCAAGATCTGGGTCCATGTCATTAGTGCTATCCTCGTTGGCTTCACCTTCTTCCAGATCGGCACTAGCCCGCAGGATCTACAGAACCG GATGTTTAGCgttttcttcatcctctttctTTGCAACGCCATCGTCAACGTGATTTTGGCGCGTTACTTCTTTGCAAGTCTGTACTGGCAGTTCCGCGAAGGGCCGTCTCATGCATATGGATGGATTGCTTTCGTGTCTTCAACCATACTCTCAGAAATACCTGGTGCTATCTTGGTCACCGTTCTGTACTTCGTCATCTGGTACTTCCCAGCCGGGTTACCCACGGATCAAGCCGGTTACAtctttctgtttcttctcacATATGAGATCTTCCAA GTCCTACTTGGTCTCTTTATGATGGCCCTTAGCCCAGATCTTGGCGCAGCAGGAAATGTTCTCGTGTTCATTGTCTGCACTTGTAACTGGTTCAACGGCATCATTGTTCCTTATAGCCAGATCCAGGTCTTCTGGCGTTACTGG CTCTATTACCTGTCACCATTCACATACCTTCTTGGCGGAATGGTGACGGCCGTGACCTCATCGGTCGATGTGTCTTGCTCACCATCAGATCTCACTGTGTTTACTGCCCCTGTCAACGAGACTTGTTCTTCCTATGTGTCAGAATGGGCTCTGTCCGCATCCGCTCAACTGCTCAATCCCAAGGCCTCTGGTGACGACCTTTGTCAAGTATGTCGTTGGACAACTGGAACTCAGTTCTTGGACCAATTTAACCTCGGCGACGGCCAACTCGGTGGACAATGGGGTAGTTGGGGAATCTTTGTCGGGTTCACGTTCAGTAACCTTGCTTTGGTCTATTTCTTCACTTGGGCCACCAAGGTCAAAGGTTGGAAGTTATTCTACTTCTTCTAG